In Caproicibacterium amylolyticum, a genomic segment contains:
- a CDS encoding replication initiator protein A, with amino-acid sequence MKNRRYRIEETVQERFIRMPYALFANPQYKPLTPKAKILYALLLDRMTLSIKHGWKNENGEVYLIYPRETIADLLGMQPKTVSNAFKELHDAKLIEEERPGCGRSNRIYVLHAEMAADDAEKFSVDMDSNNESDSDKELEKYERYMQMCKNDTHCIPETPENEVLTPSSAPEPLSLLPIQKGNNDASRKVKMTLEKSQNDLRETSKLPTIHTDLNQTDFIQTEGRDVRTPLPSMQNTVNSALQLFAEKCPSLPQPITIGWTPNHTERVYHQLEFLSQQHCSLDTLFTQVERSDFLTGRVAGYDKRVFRADIDWITRPDNASKILTGKYDTSPTVRPQDKPNHDIEAYERDCENLILEATEGLNAN; translated from the coding sequence ATGAAAAACCGTCGTTATAGGATTGAGGAAACCGTGCAGGAACGGTTCATCCGTATGCCCTACGCCCTTTTCGCCAATCCACAGTACAAACCACTGACACCGAAAGCCAAAATTCTTTATGCTCTGCTGCTGGACAGAATGACACTCTCCATCAAGCACGGCTGGAAAAATGAAAATGGCGAAGTCTATCTGATCTATCCGCGTGAAACGATTGCTGACCTTTTGGGGATGCAGCCGAAGACAGTCAGCAACGCTTTCAAGGAATTGCACGATGCAAAATTAATTGAAGAAGAACGACCAGGGTGTGGCCGCAGCAATCGCATTTATGTACTGCACGCCGAAATGGCTGCAGATGATGCCGAAAAATTCTCGGTTGACATGGACTCTAACAATGAAAGTGACAGTGACAAAGAGCTTGAAAAGTACGAAAGGTATATGCAGATGTGTAAAAATGACACCCATTGTATCCCTGAAACACCCGAAAACGAGGTACTTACCCCCTCATCCGCACCGGAACCCCTGTCATTATTACCGATTCAGAAAGGTAATAATGACGCTTCTAGAAAGGTAAAAATGACTCTTGAGAAAAGTCAAAATGACCTGCGAGAAACGTCAAAATTACCTACTATCCATACTGACCTTAACCAGACGGACTTTATCCAGACTGAGGGGAGGGACGTGCGAACACCCCTCCCCTCCATGCAAAACACAGTTAATTCTGCTTTGCAGCTTTTTGCAGAGAAGTGTCCTTCCCTGCCCCAGCCGATAACCATTGGCTGGACACCGAATCATACAGAGCGAGTGTACCATCAGCTGGAGTTTCTTTCTCAACAGCATTGTTCCCTGGACACGCTGTTTACGCAGGTTGAAAGGAGTGATTTTCTCACAGGCCGTGTTGCAGGCTATGATAAGCGCGTGTTCCGGGCAGACATAGACTGGATTACGCGCCCGGACAATGCATCAAAAATTCTGACGGGAAAGTATGACACCTCCCCCACTGTTAGGCCGCAGGACAAGCCTAACCACGATATTGAAGCTTATGAAAGAGATTGTGAAAATCTCATTTTGGAGGCAACGGAGGGATTGAATGCGAACTAA
- a CDS encoding helix-turn-helix domain-containing protein has protein sequence MLKDVIKEEREEQDLSLSELARRCGHAVSTLHAIESGDNSNPSYRTIADICAALGLSLDELERRTQKNESDKLSQ, from the coding sequence ATGCTGAAAGACGTTATAAAGGAAGAACGGGAAGAACAAGACTTATCGCTGTCAGAACTCGCCCGGCGCTGCGGCCACGCTGTTTCCACCCTACACGCGATTGAAAGTGGTGATAATAGCAATCCCAGTTATCGGACGATTGCAGACATCTGCGCTGCCCTCGGCCTGTCCCTTGACGAGCTGGAACGGCGCACTCAGAAAAATGAGTCCGACAAATTGTCGCAGTAA
- a CDS encoding IS3 family transposase (programmed frameshift) yields MSTGKTGTRYDEDFKRTLVNLYQSGGKSQAALCKEYGVSITALGRWIKQYSIVETDDGEILTAKQVKDLQKRNAQLEEELLILKKANCHLHATLKQRLEAIHKLRFQHNIKLLCKVLGVNRSTYYKHYNTEPADRTKDNQTIAKLILKIYADYNKRLGAYKITYVLQRDYGINISVGRVYRLMRTLKLPRMSTEKPYKNYKHRDNGECTNHLHQEFNQQTPNIVWASDFTYIKVAGKWYYLCIVMDLFSRKVISWNISGKPDVDLVMTAFKKAYDRRNCPSGLMFHSDRGSQYTAFSFRQLLDSLNVVQSFSKKGYPFDNACCESFFKYLKKEETNRKAYHSLQELQLSIFQYIEGYYNSRRPHGSLRMLTPNEKEELFWNQA; encoded by the exons ATGTCCACTGGTAAAACCGGAACCCGATATGACGAAGATTTCAAACGAACTCTCGTCAACCTTTATCAATCTGGCGGCAAATCACAAGCAGCACTCTGTAAAGAGTATGGCGTTTCTATCACCGCACTTGGCCGTTGGATTAAACAATACTCAATCGTCGAAACGGATGATGGCGAAATACTAACTGCTAAGCAGGTCAAAGACCTCCAAAAGCGTAATGCTCAGCTTGAGGAGGAACTCCTTATACTAAAAAAAGCGA ATTGCCATCTTCACGCCACACTCAAACAACGATTAGAAGCTATTCATAAGCTCCGTTTCCAACACAATATCAAGCTCCTTTGTAAGGTTCTTGGCGTTAATCGAAGTACTTACTATAAGCATTACAACACCGAACCGGCTGATCGTACAAAAGACAATCAAACGATTGCAAAGCTTATTCTTAAAATCTATGCAGATTATAACAAACGTCTTGGAGCTTACAAGATTACCTATGTTCTCCAGCGTGATTATGGCATTAACATCAGTGTCGGACGAGTGTACCGACTGATGAGGACTCTAAAACTTCCACGGATGTCCACCGAAAAACCTTATAAAAATTATAAGCATCGGGACAACGGCGAGTGTACCAACCACCTTCACCAGGAGTTCAATCAGCAAACTCCAAACATTGTCTGGGCAAGTGATTTCACATACATCAAAGTTGCCGGCAAATGGTATTATCTTTGTATTGTAATGGATTTATTTTCTCGCAAAGTCATCTCCTGGAACATATCAGGCAAGCCAGATGTCGACCTCGTCATGACTGCGTTCAAAAAAGCTTATGATAGAAGAAACTGCCCTTCTGGACTTATGTTTCATTCTGATCGAGGATCTCAGTATACTGCTTTTTCATTTCGACAGCTTCTAGATTCTCTTAATGTTGTGCAATCATTTTCCAAAAAGGGCTATCCTTTTGATAATGCTTGCTGTGAAAGTTTCTTCAAATATCTAAAAAAAGAAGAAACCAACAGGAAAGCTTATCACTCCCTACAGGAATTACAGTTGTCCATATTCCAATATATTGAAGGATACTATAACTCAAGAAGGCCTCATGGCTCTCTTCGAATGCTAACACCTAACGAGAAAGAAGAACTGTTCTGGAATCAGGCTTAA